In one Polynucleobacter sp. JS-JIR-5-A7 genomic region, the following are encoded:
- the pcnB gene encoding polynucleotide adenylyltransferase PcnB — translation MITKFINRILRRDPMVKHTHANNTGAPKRIPKKSHRIDPHLLSKNAVKVTQTLQQAGYEAFIVGGAVRDLVLGIGPKDFDVATNATPDQVQRLFRKARLIGRRFQIVHVTFFGKGHPEIIEVSTFRALLDNAGDHVAESGRILRDNVWGSQGEDAARRDFTINAMYYDPSTETVLDYHGGMVDMQKKTLRMIGDPAKRYREDPVRMLRAIRFAAKTGFALDADTRAPIAKLGKLLQDVPSARLFDEILKLLMSGYSWAAIQGLRDAGLHHGLLPLLDHILDSSESSKGANDFVKLALANTDQRIQSGKSVSAGFLFATLLWPDLLQNWKANIAKGMANIPALHDAMDDTIATQSSGMTIQRRFESDMREIWSMQPRFEKRVGRYPYRLIESPRFRAGYDFMLLRCATGEQNPAIGDWWTNFIATDPAGQEDLMASAKNESGLSASSPAKRRRRRKPKAAIAPEPLAD, via the coding sequence ATGATTACTAAATTCATTAACCGTATTTTGCGTCGTGACCCCATGGTCAAGCATACGCATGCGAACAATACGGGAGCACCAAAGCGTATCCCCAAAAAATCACATCGCATCGATCCACACTTGCTTTCTAAAAATGCTGTCAAAGTAACCCAAACTTTGCAGCAAGCTGGTTATGAGGCTTTCATTGTGGGCGGCGCCGTGCGCGATCTCGTCTTGGGGATTGGCCCCAAAGATTTTGATGTCGCTACTAATGCCACGCCCGATCAAGTACAAAGATTGTTTCGCAAAGCCCGCCTTATCGGGCGTCGTTTTCAGATTGTGCATGTGACTTTCTTTGGCAAAGGCCATCCCGAAATTATTGAGGTTTCTACCTTTAGAGCCTTACTAGATAACGCTGGTGACCATGTGGCAGAAAGTGGTCGCATTTTGCGCGACAACGTTTGGGGCTCACAAGGCGAAGATGCTGCACGCCGTGATTTCACTATCAATGCAATGTATTACGACCCGTCCACCGAGACTGTCTTGGACTATCACGGCGGCATGGTAGACATGCAAAAGAAAACCTTGCGCATGATCGGTGACCCCGCAAAGCGTTATCGCGAAGACCCAGTACGTATGCTCAGAGCAATCCGCTTTGCTGCTAAAACGGGGTTTGCTTTGGATGCCGATACGCGCGCACCAATTGCTAAGTTAGGCAAGCTATTACAAGACGTACCATCAGCAAGACTCTTTGATGAAATTCTCAAGCTCTTAATGTCAGGTTATTCTTGGGCGGCCATTCAGGGCCTCAGAGATGCTGGCCTGCATCATGGCCTGTTGCCGCTCCTAGATCACATTCTCGATAGCAGCGAATCCTCTAAAGGAGCCAATGATTTTGTCAAGCTTGCCCTAGCTAATACCGATCAACGCATTCAATCGGGCAAGAGTGTTTCGGCAGGATTCTTATTTGCCACCTTACTCTGGCCAGATCTCTTACAGAACTGGAAAGCGAATATCGCCAAAGGGATGGCCAACATCCCCGCACTGCATGATGCGATGGACGACACTATTGCCACCCAAAGCAGTGGCATGACGATTCAACGGCGCTTTGAAAGCGATATGCGGGAAATCTGGTCCATGCAGCCTCGCTTTGAAAAGCGGGTTGGACGCTACCCATACCGGCTCATCGAATCGCCCCGTTTTAGGGCAGGCTATGACTTCATGCTGCTACGTTGTGCAACTGGGGAGCAAAACCCAGCCATAGGAGACTGGTGGACTAACTTCATTGCGACCGACCCTGCAGGGCAAGAAGATTTGATGGCTAGTGCCAAAAATGAATCCGGCTTAAGCGCAAGCTCCCCAGCCAAAAGACGGCGGCGCAGAAAACCCAAAGCAGCCATCGCACCAGAACCTTTAGCAGACTAA
- the folK gene encoding 2-amino-4-hydroxy-6-hydroxymethyldihydropteridine diphosphokinase, producing the protein MARAFIGFGGNIGDTRQLITDAIVCLAQRSELHVLAKSCFYQSAPVEATGGDYINAVIEIETQLSPYGLLHVCQAIELEFGRERPYANAPRTLDLDILSFEGVIQNETELILPHPKIIERSFVLLPLLEIAPDFFLPNVGELKAYLPKVAHQKIEKLTCRNCHCGGKDVYSQTAH; encoded by the coding sequence ATGGCACGAGCTTTTATCGGATTTGGTGGCAATATCGGTGATACCCGTCAACTGATCACTGACGCAATCGTCTGCCTTGCGCAACGCTCAGAATTACATGTTCTGGCTAAGAGTTGCTTTTATCAAAGCGCGCCGGTTGAAGCTACTGGCGGTGACTACATCAATGCCGTGATTGAAATCGAGACGCAGTTAAGCCCCTACGGTCTTTTGCATGTTTGCCAAGCCATTGAATTAGAATTTGGCAGAGAGCGTCCTTATGCCAATGCGCCGCGTACTCTTGATTTAGATATTTTGTCTTTTGAGGGCGTTATTCAAAATGAGACTGAGCTCATACTCCCTCATCCAAAAATTATTGAGCGCTCATTTGTTCTTCTCCCCTTGCTAGAAATTGCACCCGACTTCTTTTTACCGAATGTTGGCGAACTCAAGGCTTACCTTCCCAAGGTGGCGCATCAAAAAATCGAAAAACTCACCTGCCGCAACTGCCATTGCGGGGGAAAAGACGTTTATAGCCAAACGGCCCATTAA
- the hda gene encoding DnaA regulatory inactivator Hda — translation MNTPSLPRQFALDISHTPKASLDNYLPSQDLALLSTLQTLCSSWKESSESSESIPNNPLNHRWMYWWGPEGSGRTHLLTAMTSAADDAGLESFSLNPNEPISWVRLEEKLPSLTQSNAPSVITIDDVDRLDERLVGALFRILNEVQASKNIHIFMAGNEAPANLTLREDLRTRLGWGLVYQTQLLDDDEKIQALEQAAKARGLVLSPDVLPWLLNRFYRDMPNLMALMDALDAYSLETKRAVTLPLVRELLQPK, via the coding sequence ATGAATACGCCCTCGCTTCCAAGACAATTCGCTTTAGACATCAGTCACACACCCAAAGCAAGTCTCGACAATTATCTGCCTAGCCAAGACCTCGCTCTTCTGTCGACACTACAAACACTTTGTAGCTCTTGGAAAGAATCATCCGAATCATCCGAATCAATACCAAACAATCCTCTGAATCACCGCTGGATGTATTGGTGGGGACCTGAGGGCTCTGGTCGCACGCATTTGCTCACAGCAATGACGAGTGCAGCTGATGATGCCGGCCTTGAATCTTTCTCTCTCAATCCGAATGAGCCAATCTCTTGGGTGCGCCTTGAGGAAAAATTGCCAAGCCTCACCCAAAGTAATGCCCCTTCAGTTATCACCATAGACGATGTGGATCGTTTAGATGAGCGTTTAGTTGGAGCACTCTTTCGCATACTGAACGAGGTGCAAGCCAGTAAGAATATTCACATCTTCATGGCTGGCAACGAGGCCCCTGCCAACCTGACGCTCCGGGAAGACCTCAGGACACGCCTAGGATGGGGTTTGGTCTACCAAACCCAACTTTTAGACGATGATGAGAAAATACAAGCCTTAGAGCAAGCAGCCAAAGCTCGAGGACTAGTTCTATCCCCAGACGTATTGCCATGGTTGTTAAACCGTTTTTATCGCGATATGCCCAATTTGATGGCCCTCATGGATGCTTTGGACGCCTATTCATTAGAAACAAAACGTGCTGTAACCTTGCCACTAGTACGCGAGCTCTTGCAGCCTAAATAA
- a CDS encoding AI-2E family transporter, with amino-acid sequence MAEIFTPFLTAFILAYALRPLCLWMERRHLPRALAAALAMLIGLSLVFFIFGLLISLLKFEIPLIKAQLPEWIANTQAWLGPKLTELHINIDWGNLKTSVTQKITEHINDNADTLISNTLDTVLVSGSSVIAGFVNGVLIIFVMFYLLIDWDHFFSLLKNTVPLRAQETVHHLAMHTDGLLSQYLRGMLIVISIMTIFYGVGLSIVGIKGAVALGVFTALMIVIPYIGIALGLTLAILSALLQFGLGAQLIGVLLVFGLGQFLEGFFLTPRLVGERIGLHPVGVVFALLLFGKLFGFFGVLLALPISAVSLVLVQYLWSVYTQSSWYQK; translated from the coding sequence ATGGCTGAAATTTTTACCCCTTTTCTGACTGCATTCATTCTGGCATATGCCTTAAGACCCCTTTGCCTGTGGATGGAAAGGCGTCACCTTCCTAGGGCCTTAGCTGCAGCATTGGCCATGCTCATTGGTTTGAGCCTGGTTTTCTTTATTTTTGGTCTGTTGATTAGTCTTCTGAAATTCGAAATTCCCTTAATTAAGGCGCAGCTCCCAGAATGGATTGCCAATACCCAAGCCTGGCTTGGGCCTAAGTTGACTGAGCTTCATATCAATATTGATTGGGGGAACCTCAAAACCAGTGTTACCCAAAAAATCACTGAGCACATTAACGATAACGCTGACACTCTCATTAGCAACACACTGGATACCGTATTGGTATCTGGCAGCTCGGTTATCGCAGGCTTTGTAAATGGCGTATTAATTATTTTTGTGATGTTTTATTTGCTGATCGATTGGGATCATTTTTTCAGCCTTCTCAAAAATACCGTTCCACTCCGCGCGCAAGAAACCGTCCATCACTTAGCGATGCATACCGATGGCTTACTTTCACAATATCTGCGTGGCATGTTGATTGTGATTTCCATCATGACTATTTTCTATGGAGTGGGCTTGAGCATAGTCGGAATAAAGGGTGCCGTTGCGCTAGGTGTCTTTACTGCCCTCATGATTGTGATTCCTTACATTGGGATCGCCCTTGGTTTAACTCTGGCAATTCTTTCTGCGCTCTTGCAATTCGGCCTTGGCGCCCAACTTATTGGGGTGCTCCTTGTGTTTGGGCTTGGGCAATTTTTAGAAGGGTTCTTCTTAACGCCACGCCTAGTTGGTGAGCGCATTGGGCTACACCCTGTTGGAGTGGTATTTGCCTTGCTGCTCTTTGGAAAACTCTTTGGCTTCTTTGGCGTCCTATTGGCTTTACCAATCAGCGCAGTGAGCTTGGTGCTAGTGCAATACCTTTGGTCTGTTTATACGCAAAGCTCTTGGTATCAAAAATAA
- the miaA gene encoding tRNA (adenosine(37)-N6)-dimethylallyltransferase MiaA encodes MQSEPYIQPMQSSEVNPILCIVGPTGAGKTYLAMSLAEHAKSIGLTIELISMDSALVYRGLDIGSAKPSKAEQAAVIHHLIDILEPIEVYSAARFAKDAKRLCEEIRNRGNIPVVVGGTMLYWRAWAHGLSTLPTANPEIRSRIDEEGKTLGWPAMHTKLAKVDPETAARLKPNDSQRVQRALEVFEITGKPMSALLADSPSEDGREGSAIPAWIHLVSLEPSDRKRLHQNLEKRFDEMLLAGFLDEVKALRNNSALHADLPAIRSVGYRQAWEYLNGEIDAEQMRYKALAATRQLGKRQLTWLRAIAGRSTFDPFKPAELKAALDYCKSHLKK; translated from the coding sequence ATGCAATCTGAACCCTACATTCAGCCTATGCAGTCATCAGAAGTCAATCCCATACTCTGTATTGTGGGGCCTACTGGTGCAGGCAAAACCTATCTCGCCATGTCTTTAGCTGAACATGCTAAATCGATTGGCCTGACCATCGAACTCATCAGTATGGACTCTGCATTAGTCTATCGCGGCCTTGATATTGGCAGTGCCAAACCTAGCAAAGCAGAACAAGCTGCAGTGATTCATCACCTGATCGATATCCTGGAGCCGATAGAGGTTTATTCCGCAGCTCGATTTGCCAAAGATGCAAAACGACTTTGTGAAGAAATTCGTAATAGAGGCAATATTCCGGTAGTAGTTGGTGGAACCATGCTGTATTGGAGAGCTTGGGCGCATGGCCTTTCTACTTTACCAACAGCAAATCCTGAGATTCGTTCCCGCATAGACGAGGAAGGCAAGACTCTAGGTTGGCCCGCGATGCACACCAAGTTGGCCAAGGTAGACCCGGAAACTGCTGCTCGCCTAAAGCCCAATGATTCACAACGAGTGCAGCGTGCGCTAGAGGTATTTGAAATTACTGGCAAACCGATGTCGGCATTGCTCGCAGATTCACCTAGCGAAGATGGCAGAGAAGGATCGGCGATTCCTGCCTGGATTCATCTAGTATCCCTAGAACCAAGTGATCGCAAACGCTTGCATCAAAATTTAGAAAAACGGTTTGACGAAATGTTGCTTGCAGGATTTTTAGATGAAGTCAAAGCTCTACGAAATAATTCTGCGTTACATGCGGATCTGCCAGCCATTCGGTCGGTCGGTTATCGACAGGCTTGGGAATATCTCAACGGAGAAATCGACGCTGAGCAAATGCGCTACAAAGCATTAGCAGCAACCAGGCAACTTGGAAAGCGCCAACTGACATGGCTCAGAGCCATCGCCGGCAGAAGCACCTTCGACCCCTTTAAACCAGCAGAGCTTAAGGCCGCATTGGATTACTGCAAAAGTCATTTGAAGAAGTAG
- the purM gene encoding phosphoribosylformylglycinamidine cyclo-ligase codes for MTSPTHSSSKGLSYRDAGVDIDAGDALVDRIKPLAKKTMREGVLAGIGGFGALFEVPKRYKEPVLVSGTDGVGTKLRLAFEWNRHDTIGQDLVAMSVNDILVQGAEPLFFLDYFACGKLTVDTAATVVGGIATGCELSGCALIGGETAEMPGMYPPGEYDLAGFAVGAVEKSKIITGNTIVPGDVVLAIGSSGAHSNGYSLVRKIIERAGAKPTDDLGGRSLGDVVMAPTEIYVKPLLKLISEIDVKGMAHITGGGLVDNVPRVLPENTQAVLHRDSWQMPELFRWLQMKGGVADAEMVRVFNCGIGMVVIVAPAQADAAIKSLTAHGLKAWTVGEVLERPQGAPQTIVI; via the coding sequence ATGACTTCACCTACTCACTCTTCCTCAAAAGGCCTTTCTTACCGTGATGCGGGCGTTGATATTGATGCTGGCGATGCCTTGGTAGACCGGATCAAGCCTTTGGCTAAAAAGACTATGCGGGAAGGTGTTTTGGCCGGAATTGGTGGTTTTGGTGCTTTATTTGAGGTGCCTAAGCGCTATAAAGAGCCTGTTTTGGTATCCGGTACCGATGGTGTGGGTACAAAGCTACGCTTGGCATTTGAATGGAATCGTCACGATACGATCGGCCAGGACTTGGTGGCGATGAGCGTCAATGATATTTTGGTCCAAGGCGCTGAACCACTCTTCTTCTTGGATTATTTTGCTTGCGGCAAGCTGACGGTAGATACAGCAGCTACTGTCGTTGGTGGCATTGCCACAGGCTGTGAATTATCTGGCTGCGCATTGATCGGTGGTGAGACTGCAGAAATGCCAGGCATGTACCCTCCAGGTGAATATGACTTGGCTGGTTTTGCAGTAGGTGCAGTTGAGAAATCTAAAATTATTACAGGAAATACCATTGTTCCAGGAGATGTGGTGTTGGCAATTGGTTCCAGCGGCGCTCATTCCAATGGTTATTCTTTGGTACGCAAAATTATTGAACGTGCTGGTGCAAAACCTACTGATGATTTAGGTGGTCGCTCATTAGGCGATGTGGTGATGGCGCCGACTGAAATTTATGTGAAGCCGCTTCTGAAATTAATTTCTGAGATTGATGTCAAAGGGATGGCGCACATCACGGGTGGCGGCTTAGTGGATAACGTGCCACGTGTCTTGCCAGAAAATACGCAAGCAGTTTTACATCGTGACAGTTGGCAAATGCCAGAACTCTTTCGCTGGTTACAGATGAAGGGCGGGGTGGCTGATGCGGAGATGGTGCGAGTATTTAACTGCGGTATTGGTATGGTGGTGATTGTTGCTCCAGCCCAAGCGGATGCTGCAATCAAATCATTAACTGCACATGGCTTAAAAGCTTGGACAGTTGGTGAAGTGCTTGAGCGCCCTCAGGGTGCACCACAAACGATTGTGATCTAA
- the dnaJ gene encoding molecular chaperone DnaJ has product MPKSKRDFYEVLGVAKGASDEELKKAYRKMAMKYHPDRNPDSKTAEAQFKEVKEAYETLTDPNKRAAYDQYGHAGVDPSMGGGGFGGGGFAGGGFSDAFGDIFGDIFGQGGGRQAGPQVYKGADLRYNMDISLEQAAEGHTTQIRVPSWSNCKPCHGTGAEPGSKAEKCSTCDGHGQVRVQQGFFSMQQTCPKCRGTGEYIPKPCKTCHGTGKHKEQKTLEIKIPAGIDDGMRVRSVGNGEPGINGGPSGDLYVEVRVKPHPVFERDGSDLHVQMPISFAIATIGGEIEVPTLSGRVEFPIPEGTQTGKTFRLRNKGIKGLRSALVGDLFVHVLVETPVKLTDEQKKLLQQFDDSLKSAGDKHSPQQKGWFDGVKSFFS; this is encoded by the coding sequence GTGCCTAAAAGTAAACGCGATTTTTATGAAGTGCTTGGTGTAGCAAAAGGTGCTAGCGATGAAGAGCTCAAAAAAGCCTATCGCAAAATGGCAATGAAGTATCACCCTGATCGCAACCCCGATAGTAAAACGGCTGAAGCCCAATTTAAAGAAGTAAAGGAGGCGTACGAAACGCTGACCGATCCCAACAAGCGCGCTGCATACGATCAGTACGGCCATGCTGGTGTAGATCCATCTATGGGTGGTGGGGGTTTTGGGGGTGGCGGTTTTGCTGGCGGTGGCTTCTCAGATGCTTTTGGAGATATTTTTGGAGATATCTTTGGTCAAGGTGGCGGTCGTCAGGCTGGTCCACAGGTCTACAAAGGTGCTGACTTACGCTACAACATGGACATTAGTCTTGAGCAAGCTGCTGAGGGGCATACCACCCAGATTCGGGTGCCTAGTTGGAGTAACTGCAAACCATGTCACGGCACTGGTGCTGAGCCTGGCTCCAAAGCGGAGAAGTGTTCTACCTGTGATGGTCATGGTCAAGTCCGTGTGCAGCAAGGCTTCTTCTCGATGCAGCAAACCTGTCCAAAGTGTCGCGGCACTGGCGAATATATTCCGAAGCCTTGCAAGACTTGTCATGGCACAGGCAAACACAAAGAACAAAAAACACTTGAAATCAAAATCCCTGCGGGTATTGATGATGGCATGCGTGTTCGTTCGGTTGGTAATGGGGAGCCCGGTATTAATGGTGGCCCCTCTGGAGATCTCTATGTAGAAGTGCGAGTGAAGCCACATCCAGTATTTGAGCGTGACGGTAGTGACTTGCATGTGCAGATGCCAATCTCTTTTGCGATAGCAACTATTGGTGGCGAGATTGAAGTGCCAACCTTATCAGGTCGCGTCGAATTTCCGATTCCTGAAGGTACGCAGACCGGTAAAACATTCCGTTTACGGAACAAAGGTATAAAAGGGCTACGTTCAGCACTGGTTGGCGATCTGTTCGTACATGTCTTGGTAGAGACGCCAGTGAAGTTGACTGATGAGCAAAAGAAATTACTGCAACAGTTTGACGACAGTCTAAAATCTGCCGGGGATAAGCATAGCCCGCAGCAAAAAGGCTGGTTTGATGGTGTTAAGAGTTTCTTTAGTTAA
- a CDS encoding DedA family protein, with amino-acid sequence MDTLLQLSDLLLHIDRHLDVVISQYGPWAYGLLFAIVFAETGLVIAPFLPGDSLLFIAGAYCATEHFNIWTLCIGLLIAAIAGNTVNYFIGRWIGKKVFSSQSRWIDQGALLKTHAFYEKHGGKTIIVARFLPIIRTFAPFVAGVSEMNFSRFQLFNITGAVLWVFGLVIAGYFFGNIPVIRQNLNVIVLVGIGAAAIPAVLAALYKIFQRKKN; translated from the coding sequence ATTGATACCCTTTTGCAATTAAGCGATTTATTGCTACATATTGATCGTCATTTGGATGTTGTGATCTCGCAATATGGTCCTTGGGCATATGGCTTGCTGTTTGCGATTGTGTTTGCAGAAACTGGCCTGGTTATCGCCCCCTTCCTCCCAGGGGATTCTCTTTTGTTTATTGCGGGTGCTTACTGTGCAACCGAGCACTTCAACATTTGGACTTTGTGTATTGGTTTGTTGATTGCAGCAATAGCTGGCAATACAGTGAACTACTTCATTGGCCGTTGGATTGGTAAGAAAGTATTTAGTAGTCAATCACGCTGGATTGACCAAGGCGCTTTACTCAAGACCCATGCTTTTTATGAAAAGCATGGCGGCAAAACCATCATCGTTGCACGCTTTTTACCCATCATCAGAACCTTCGCACCCTTTGTTGCTGGTGTCTCGGAAATGAATTTCTCACGCTTTCAGTTATTCAATATCACTGGCGCTGTGCTCTGGGTCTTTGGCTTGGTGATTGCAGGATATTTCTTTGGAAATATTCCAGTGATACGTCAAAACTTAAATGTGATAGTACTAGTGGGTATTGGTGCAGCAGCGATACCAGCCGTTTTAGCTGCGCTCTATAAAATTTTTCAACGCAAGAAAAATTAA
- a CDS encoding HAD family phosphatase, translating to MTQLALFDLDHTLLPCDSDYEWGQFLARIGVVDSADYAHQNDRFYQNYKDGTLDIHEFLRFALKPLSQHSRAQLKEWHDQFMEEVIHGQLRQKAIDLVKQHQDAGDLCCVVTATNSFVTRPIVESFGIEHLIATEPATSSESPLANFTGEVKGIPNFREGKIQNVQDWLAKQKLALGALPRSYFYSDSMNDLPLMEQVSHPVATNPDDRLRSEAQKRNWPILELFA from the coding sequence GTGACCCAGCTAGCCCTTTTCGATTTAGATCACACCTTACTACCCTGCGATAGCGATTATGAGTGGGGTCAATTTTTAGCGCGTATTGGCGTTGTCGACAGTGCAGACTATGCGCACCAAAATGATCGCTTCTATCAAAACTACAAAGATGGCACGCTTGATATTCATGAATTTCTACGCTTTGCTTTAAAGCCTCTGTCTCAGCACTCCCGTGCACAATTAAAAGAATGGCACGACCAATTCATGGAAGAAGTGATTCATGGGCAGCTGCGTCAAAAAGCAATTGATTTGGTAAAGCAGCATCAAGATGCTGGAGACTTGTGTTGCGTTGTCACTGCAACCAATAGCTTTGTTACCCGTCCGATTGTTGAAAGCTTTGGGATTGAACACCTCATTGCTACAGAGCCAGCAACCAGCAGTGAGAGCCCTTTAGCGAATTTCACAGGCGAAGTGAAAGGTATTCCAAATTTTCGTGAAGGCAAAATTCAGAATGTGCAGGATTGGCTGGCAAAACAGAAGCTTGCCTTGGGCGCATTGCCGCGGAGTTATTTCTACTCTGACTCCATGAACGACTTACCCTTAATGGAGCAAGTCAGCCATCCAGTTGCCACCAATCCAGATGATCGCCTTCGTAGTGAAGCTCAAAAGCGCAACTGGCCTATTCTTGAGCTGTTTGCATGA
- the panB gene encoding 3-methyl-2-oxobutanoate hydroxymethyltransferase, with product MGYLQGDKPISITKLLAMHAEQEKITMLTAYDSTMSALLNRCGVEVILIGDSLGNVIQGHSSTTPVTVEQMAYHTECVARANTHAFLIADLPFASYGDPVQALDAAADLMRAGADMVKLEGGDWQVEIIQYLVERSVPVCAHLGLLPQSVHVLGGYKVQGKSKDAATLMLEQAIACQEAGAQMVVLEAIPSSLGEKITAELHIPTIGIGAGLDCSGQVLVLQDMLGISPGKPPKFVKNFMEGQHSIEAAIKAYVREVKSGKFPGPEHSFAG from the coding sequence ATGGGTTACTTACAGGGCGACAAGCCAATCTCCATTACTAAGCTCTTGGCAATGCATGCCGAGCAAGAAAAAATCACGATGCTGACTGCATATGATTCGACGATGTCTGCATTGTTGAATCGCTGCGGGGTTGAAGTCATCTTGATTGGCGACTCTTTGGGTAATGTGATTCAAGGTCACTCTAGCACTACACCCGTCACGGTTGAGCAAATGGCTTATCACACTGAGTGTGTGGCGCGTGCCAATACCCATGCATTTTTAATTGCTGATTTACCATTTGCTAGCTACGGCGATCCAGTGCAGGCTTTAGATGCTGCAGCAGATCTCATGCGCGCCGGTGCTGATATGGTCAAGCTGGAAGGCGGAGATTGGCAAGTAGAGATCATTCAATACCTAGTTGAGCGTAGCGTTCCTGTTTGCGCCCACCTCGGATTACTGCCTCAATCGGTTCATGTCTTGGGCGGCTATAAGGTGCAAGGCAAATCAAAAGATGCCGCAACCCTCATGTTGGAACAAGCCATTGCGTGCCAAGAAGCCGGTGCTCAAATGGTCGTACTAGAAGCCATTCCTTCATCACTGGGTGAAAAAATTACAGCTGAACTACATATCCCGACGATCGGCATTGGTGCCGGTCTTGATTGCTCAGGTCAAGTATTGGTATTGCAAGATATGCTGGGCATCAGCCCAGGCAAGCCTCCTAAGTTCGTGAAGAACTTTATGGAAGGCCAGCATTCGATTGAAGCTGCTATTAAAGCCTATGTACGGGAAGTGAAGTCCGGAAAATTTCCCGGACCCGAGCATAGCTTTGCTGGCTAA